In Sorghum bicolor cultivar BTx623 chromosome 10, Sorghum_bicolor_NCBIv3, whole genome shotgun sequence, one genomic interval encodes:
- the LOC8066782 gene encoding plastocyanin, chloroplastic — protein sequence MASLSSATITAPSAFAAPAARAVARRSSFTVRASLGKAAGTAAVAVAASALLAGGAMAQEVLLGANGGVLVFEPSEFTVKAGDTITFKNNAGYPHNVVFDEDEVPSGVDATKISQEEYLNAPGETYSVTLTVPGTYGFYCEPHQGAGMVGKVTVN from the coding sequence ATGGCCTCCCTCTCCTCTGCCACCATCACCGCCCCTTCCGCCTTCGCCGCGCCGGCCGCCCGCGCCGTGGCCAGGAGGTCGTCCTTCACCGTGCGCGCCTCTCTCGGCAAGGCCGCCGGCACGgccgccgtggccgtggccgccAGCGCCCTTCTtgccggcggcgccatggcccagGAGGTGCTGCTGGGCGCAAACGGAGGCGTGCTCGTCTTCGAGCCCAGCGAGTTCACCGTCAAGGCCGGCGACACCATCACCTTCAAGAACAACGCCGGGTACCCGCACAACGTCGTCTTCGACGAGGACGAGGTGCCCAGCGGCGTGGACGCCACCAAGATCTCGCAGGAGGAGTACCTCAACGCGCCAGGCGAGACCTACTCCGTCACCCTCACCGTGCCGGGCACCTACGGCTTCTACTGCGAGCCGCACCAAGGAGCCGGAATGGTCGGCAAGGTCACCGTCAACTAA
- the LOC8065351 gene encoding BTB/POZ domain-containing protein At2g30600, with protein MRSVEETKRSLTVAPFECAWAEELRFGEPGRGCIAFEASAQNDVTLVFRHLLGSQHYHYKTDTSRHYTVILGSHRNKRLKIEVDGITAVDVTAVGLCCSSSFQSYWISIYDGCISIGQGKHPSNNLLFQWLDPDPNPHVQYVGLSSWDKHVGYRNISLLPSAPPNSIFWTQIEYANVHWVADAGDYVRKQLSRDDCHQRVLADFLENWDFSDAVFVVGTERKVVPAHKLVLCASGDFPFEMGDEATIVLPSASYPVLHSLLEYIYTGSTQIAEWLLTSVLELSSQFKVEPLVKCCKEIIDCLEVDKKLSDSGKILIKFPKSGLQDHRFDSSPLKAPLNVQKVGEFLANGEHSDINIYVNGHGLVSKGHKLILSLWSAPLAKMFTNGMRESSATDIFFGDVPPEPFFLLLQFMYYGKLKLDTRDTTSVLVQLLLLADQFAITVLQFECCKRIMECLSEDTVCSVLQAVSSISSCKPLEEVCKRNFAMHFDYCTTACTDFVLLDEAPFKDILEHGDMTVTSEERVLDVILTWCMGACETFHWTSVDELLRSSTPEQLFGERLSGINTLLPLVRFPLMQLSILKRMERSTLANDIQAFRQLVAEAIEFSHAGQLMLTSYECERFQHRRSSYKELQYISDGDNNGVIYYAGTSFGKHQWMNPVLTKNITVVASSPNSRHTDPKALVSKNYQGTCFAGPCIENGKKLSWWMVDIGQDYQLMCNYYTVRQDGSTTFMRSWALQGSMDGRNWTSLRVHDDDPTICHPGQFASWPIVGPAALLPFRFFRVALTGPAAGCAWNLCICFLELYGYFR; from the exons ATGAGATCTGTGGAGGAGACCAAGAGATCTCTGACAGTTGCCCCCTTTGAGTGCGCGTGGGCCGAGGAGCTTCGCTTCGGGGAGCCTGGCCGTGGCTGCATCGCCTTCGAGGCATCAGCCCAGAACGATGTCACCCTGGTCTTCCGCCACCTGCTTGGGAGCCAGCACTACCACTACAAGACGGACACCAGCCGCCACTACACCGTCATCTTGGGCAGCCATAGGAACAAACGGCTCAAGATCGAAGTAGATGGAATCACTGCTGTTGATGTTACTGCCGTCGGCCTCTGCTGCTCCTCGTCTTTCCAGAGCTACTGGATCAGCATCTATGACGGATGCATAAGCATCGGCCAAGGAAAGCATCCAAGCAACAATCTCCTTTTCCAATGGCTTGATCCTGATCCCAACCCACATGTTCAGTATGTTGGCCTATCCAGCTGGGACAAGCATGTTGGGTACAGAAACATAAGCCTTCTTCCATCAGCTCCCCCAAATAGCATATTTTGGACTCAGATTGAGTATGCCAACGTCCACTGGGTTGCTGACGCTGGAGACTATGTGAGGAAACAACTGTCAAGAGATGATTGTCATCAAAGGGTACTTGCAGACTTTCTAGAGAACTGGGATTTCTCTGATGCTGTATTTGTCGTTGGCACTGAAAGAAAGGTCGTCCCTGCACACAAACTTGTCTTGTGTGCCTCCGGGGATTTCCCTTTTGAAATGGGGGATGAAGCTACCATTGTGCTTCCATCAGCATCCTACCCTGTTCTCCACTCCCTTCTTGAGTATATCTATACAGGTTCGACGCAG ATTGCTGAATGGCTACTAACTTCTGTGCTGGAGTTGAGCTCGCAGTTTAAAGTCGAACCACTGGTGAAGTGCTGCAAAGAAATCATTGACTGTTTAGAAGTGGATAAGAAACTTTCTGATTCTGGAAAAATCTTAATAAAATTTCCAAAAAGCGGACTCCAAGATCATAGATTTGACTCTTCTCCACTCAAAGCACCACTGAATGTGCAGAAAGTTGGAGAGTTCCTTGCAAATGGTGAACATAGTGATATAAATATCTATGTTAATGGACATGGTCTTGTCAGTAAGGGTCACAAGCTTATCCTTAGCCTGTGGAGCGCTCCACTTGCCAAG ATGTTCACAAACGGGATGAGGGAAAGCAGTGCCACGGATATCTTTTTCGGAGATGTTCCTCCTGAACCATTCTTTCTCCTCCTTCAGTTTATGTACTACGGGAAACTTAAGTTGGATACTAGGGATACTACATCAGTGTTGGTTCAACTTCTTCTACTAGCAGATCAGTTCGCCATCACTGTTCTTCAGTTTGAATGCTGCAAACGAATAATGGAATGCCTTTCAGAG GACACTGTATGTTCAGTCTTACAGGCAGTTTCATCAATCTCATCTTGTAAACCGCTTGAAGAAGTATGCAAGAGGAATTTTGCTATGCATTTTGATTATTGCACAACTGCTTGCACGGACTTTGTGTTGTTAGATGAGGCACCATTTAAGGATATTCTTGAG CATGGTGATATGACAGTAACGTCGGAGGAGAGGGTTCTGGATGTCATTTTAACATGGTGCATGGGAGCTTGTGAAACTTTTCACTGGACTTCAGTAGATGAGCTCTTGAGATCTTCAACACCAGAGCAGCTCTTTGGAGAGAGGCTTTCCGGCATCAATACTTTGCTACCATTAGTGAGATTCCCTTTGATGCAGCTGTCTATACTAAAGAGG ATGGAGAGAAGTACTCTAGCAAACGACATACAAGCATTCAGACAGTTG GTTGCAGAGGCCATTGAATTCTCTCATGCTGGACAATTGATGCTTACATCATATGAATG TGAGAGATTTCAGCATAGGCGCTCGAGCTATAAAGAGCTGCAGTATATctctgatggtgataacaacggTGTTATCTACTATGCTGGAACATCATTTGGAAAACATCAGTGGATGAATCCTGTGTTAACCAAG AATATCACTGTGGTGGCAAGCAGTCCAAATTCAAGGCACACGGATCCAAAGGCTTTGGTTTCAAAGAATTACCAG GGGACATGTTTTGCTGGGCCTTGTATTGAAAATGGCAAGAAGCTTTCTTGGTGGATGGTAGACATCGGACAGGACTACCAG CTGATGTGCAACTACTACACGGTGAGGCAGGATGGCTCCACAACATTCATGAGATCTTGGGCTCTTCAG GGATCCATGGACGGCCGGAACTGGACAAGCCTCCGTGTCCATGACGACGACCCTACCATTTGCCACCCGGGCCAGTTCGCCTCTTGGCCCATCGTTGGCCCGGCGGCCCTTCTGCCCTTCCGATTCTTCAGGGTCGCCCTGACAGGCCCGGCCGCCGGATGTGCTTGGAACCTCTGCATTTGCTTCCTAGAGCTCTACGGCTACTTCCGTTAG